In Selenomonas sp. TAMA-11512, a genomic segment contains:
- the groES gene encoding co-chaperone GroES yields the protein MIKPLGDRVVIKVSEGDVKTASGIVLPDTAKEKPQKGEIVAVGTGKLLDNGQRAQMEVKAGDQVVFSKYSGTEIKVDEVEYLIVRESDILAIL from the coding sequence ATGATCAAGCCATTGGGTGATCGAGTTGTCATTAAAGTTTCCGAGGGGGATGTCAAGACCGCCAGCGGTATCGTGCTTCCCGATACAGCGAAGGAGAAGCCGCAGAAGGGCGAGATTGTCGCAGTAGGTACGGGTAAACTCCTCGATAACGGCCAGCGTGCACAGATGGAAGTCAAGGCAGGCGATCAGGTCGTCTTCTCGAAGTATTCCGGTACGGAAATCAAGGTAGATGAGGTCGAGTATCTCATCGTCCGTGAGAGTGATATTCTCGCTATTCTCTAA
- a CDS encoding N-acetylmuramoyl-L-alanine amidase, which translates to MTRVKRSVLFLMMCVTLLGAFFLYSHTAEAAGFAERAKNLTAIEGVRISTSGDKVRIVVDAADEVDYQTKTLASPGRVVVDISNAWLSPKIAKSQSIDSRFAKAVRVAQFDSNTVRIVVDTEMATNANNYDVFSLTGGSAAYRIVMDFGNLQKSTGGTTIAVKKSGGRASSSGEVKAEKKSTETKSAETKSAETKSTETKTEDRKTKTTKVSKGTYNRSPGIDGKRIALDPGHGGSDTGAIGPTGVTEKSIALRITKRLEELLKKAGATVYMTRTGDTEVAKDGANASDIDELQARVDVANDNGADIFLSIHLDSFTNSEVSGTTGYYYEKGSEESRELAAAIKNRIVKSLDTTDRGAKGSNFYVCRKTDMPAALIEVAFISNPAEEQLLHSDTGVEKAAKAIFDGIKDYFG; encoded by the coding sequence ATGACGCGAGTAAAGCGCAGTGTGCTCTTTTTGATGATGTGTGTGACGCTTTTAGGGGCGTTCTTCCTTTACAGTCATACGGCGGAGGCGGCGGGGTTTGCCGAGCGCGCGAAAAATCTCACGGCGATTGAAGGTGTGCGCATCAGCACGAGCGGCGACAAGGTGCGCATCGTTGTCGATGCGGCCGATGAGGTTGACTATCAGACGAAGACGCTGGCTTCTCCCGGGCGCGTTGTCGTTGATATATCGAATGCATGGCTCAGTCCGAAGATCGCGAAATCTCAGTCGATTGACAGCCGCTTTGCGAAAGCGGTGCGTGTGGCGCAGTTTGATTCGAATACGGTGCGCATCGTCGTGGATACGGAGATGGCGACCAATGCGAATAACTACGATGTCTTTTCACTGACAGGGGGCTCTGCCGCCTATCGTATTGTCATGGACTTCGGTAACCTGCAGAAATCAACGGGCGGCACGACGATTGCCGTGAAAAAGAGCGGCGGCAGAGCGTCTTCTTCCGGAGAGGTGAAGGCAGAAAAGAAGAGCACCGAGACGAAGAGTGCCGAGACAAAGAGCGCGGAAACGAAGAGCACCGAGACGAAGACGGAAGACAGGAAGACAAAAACGACAAAGGTCTCGAAGGGCACCTATAATCGTTCGCCGGGCATTGACGGCAAGCGAATCGCGCTGGATCCGGGACATGGCGGCAGTGATACGGGCGCGATCGGACCGACGGGTGTGACGGAAAAGAGCATAGCGCTGCGCATTACGAAGCGACTGGAGGAGCTCTTAAAGAAGGCCGGAGCCACAGTCTACATGACACGTACAGGGGATACGGAGGTTGCAAAGGACGGGGCGAATGCCTCGGATATTGATGAACTGCAGGCGCGTGTCGACGTTGCGAATGACAACGGGGCCGATATTTTCCTCTCCATTCACCTGGATTCCTTTACAAATTCGGAGGTGTCCGGCACGACGGGCTATTACTATGAAAAGGGATCGGAAGAGAGCAGAGAGCTGGCGGCGGCGATTAAGAATCGGATTGTCAAATCGCTTGATACGACGGACCGAGGCGCTAAGGGAAGCAATTTCTATGTCTGCCGTAAGACGGATATGCCCGCAGCCCTCATTGAGGTTGCCTTCATCTCGAATCCCGCGGAGGAGCAGCTCCTCCATTCGGATACCGGTGTAGAGAAGGCCGCGAAAGCGATTTTTGACGGAATAAAGGATTACTTTGGCTAA
- a CDS encoding glycosyltransferase family protein, whose translation MGDMEKQSPDERKIAFITCVNDDKWYDECLLYLKHVELPAGFTADYLKIEDASSMTAGYNRGMRQSNAKYKVYLHQDTLLVNKRVIYELLDIFSDSSIGLVGIMGARSLPASGVWWDGLRTYGRVLHACEAESIVDSRQREPEGPYVDVEGVDGLFMATQYDVPWREDLFRGWHFYDVSQCREFARRGYRSVIPNQEKGFWCIHCPVEKPLAKEYKDYQKLFLQEYAGEFHPEV comes from the coding sequence ATGGGTGACATGGAAAAGCAATCTCCCGACGAGCGTAAGATTGCCTTCATCACGTGTGTCAATGATGATAAGTGGTATGATGAGTGTCTGCTTTATTTGAAGCATGTCGAACTGCCGGCGGGGTTTACGGCGGACTATCTGAAAATCGAAGACGCATCCTCCATGACGGCAGGCTATAACCGGGGCATGCGGCAGAGCAATGCGAAATATAAGGTATACCTGCATCAAGATACGCTTTTAGTCAACAAGCGTGTCATATATGAGCTGCTTGATATTTTTTCCGATTCGTCCATCGGTCTCGTCGGCATCATGGGCGCGCGGAGCCTTCCCGCAAGCGGCGTTTGGTGGGACGGGCTGCGCACGTATGGGCGTGTCCTGCACGCCTGTGAGGCGGAAAGCATCGTCGATTCGAGACAGAGGGAGCCGGAGGGCCCCTATGTCGATGTCGAAGGAGTCGACGGTCTGTTTATGGCGACACAGTATGATGTTCCATGGCGAGAAGATCTCTTTAGGGGATGGCACTTTTACGATGTATCGCAGTGTCGTGAGTTTGCAAGACGCGGATATCGGAGCGTGATACCCAATCAGGAGAAGGGCTTTTGGTGCATTCACTGTCCCGTGGAAAAGCCGCTGGCAAAGGAATATAAGGATTATCAAAAGCTGTTTTTACAGGAATATGCGGGCGAGTTTCATCCGGAGGTCTGA
- a CDS encoding amino acid ABC transporter ATP-binding protein, translated as MANTTPDTMLRMHQIYKRFGDHEVLKGIDLEVKRGEVLAIIGPSGSGKSTLLRCVNRLETIDRGSIEIGGEYLAVENEAGSSVYANDSTARKLLARTGMVFQQFNLFPHMTVIDNLMEAPRQVKKQTTEEILPVAEELLKRVGLFDKRDAYPNRLSGGQKQRVAIARALAMQPDIMLFDEPTSALDPELTGEVLETMRSLAEQHTTMVVVTHEMAFAKEAAGHVIFMADGNIVEQGRPSELFTNPKEERTKLFLGNCL; from the coding sequence ATGGCAAATACGACGCCTGACACGATGCTCCGGATGCATCAGATTTATAAGCGCTTCGGCGATCATGAGGTCTTGAAGGGGATCGATCTCGAAGTCAAGCGGGGCGAGGTGCTCGCCATCATCGGACCTTCGGGGTCGGGGAAATCGACGCTTCTTCGCTGTGTCAATCGTCTCGAAACAATCGACAGGGGTTCTATCGAGATCGGCGGCGAGTATCTTGCCGTGGAGAATGAAGCCGGATCGTCGGTTTATGCGAACGATTCGACGGCGCGCAAGCTTCTGGCTCGTACGGGGATGGTATTTCAGCAGTTTAATCTGTTTCCGCATATGACGGTTATCGATAATCTTATGGAAGCGCCGCGGCAGGTTAAGAAGCAGACGACGGAGGAAATTTTACCCGTCGCTGAGGAGCTGCTGAAAAGGGTCGGCCTGTTTGACAAGCGTGATGCCTATCCCAATCGGCTTTCGGGCGGACAGAAGCAGCGTGTGGCAATCGCGCGGGCGCTTGCCATGCAGCCGGATATCATGCTCTTTGATGAGCCGACGTCGGCACTTGATCCCGAGTTGACGGGAGAAGTTTTGGAGACGATGCGATCGCTCGCGGAACAGCATACGACGATGGTTGTTGTGACGCATGAGATGGCATTTGCAAAAGAGGCTGCCGGTCATGTCATCTTTATGGCGGACGGCAATATCGTCGAGCAGGGGCGGCCGAGCGAACTGTTTACGAATCCGAAGGAGGAGCGGACAAAGCTCTTCCTGGGGAATTGTCTGTAA
- a CDS encoding amino acid ABC transporter permease, with protein MERIAEISLLMLEGAGITLEIFCVTLLLSLPLGLFAALGRVSTLRPLRLVLEFYIWLMRGTPLMLQLLFVYFALPMAGIRLSDMTAALLAFTLNYGAYFAEIFRAGIGSIDRGQYEAARSLGMTYVQTMRRIIVPQMIRLVLPPVSNETINLVKDTSLIYILAMNDLLRVARTIVQREFDMTPFFVAAVFYLAMTFVLTWMFKRLEAHYGKYDA; from the coding sequence ATGGAGCGAATTGCCGAGATTTCCCTGTTGATGCTTGAGGGAGCGGGAATCACATTGGAAATTTTCTGTGTGACGCTTTTATTGTCGCTTCCATTGGGGCTGTTCGCTGCCTTGGGACGGGTCTCTACGCTGCGTCCGCTGCGCCTTGTCTTGGAATTTTACATCTGGCTGATGCGCGGGACTCCACTGATGCTGCAGCTTCTTTTCGTCTACTTCGCGCTTCCGATGGCGGGCATCCGTCTTTCGGACATGACGGCGGCGCTTTTAGCATTTACGCTGAACTACGGTGCCTATTTTGCGGAGATTTTCCGCGCGGGGATAGGCTCCATTGATCGCGGGCAGTATGAGGCGGCTCGTTCTTTGGGCATGACGTATGTGCAGACGATGCGGCGCATCATTGTGCCGCAAATGATACGCCTTGTTCTTCCGCCCGTGTCGAACGAGACAATCAATCTCGTCAAGGACACTTCGTTGATTTACATTCTCGCGATGAACGATCTCCTGCGTGTGGCACGCACGATTGTACAGCGTGAATTTGATATGACTCCGTTTTTTGTTGCGGCGGTTTTCTATCTGGCAATGACGTTTGTATTGACATGGATGTTTAAGCGACTGGAGGCTCACTATGGCAAATACGACGCCTGA